The genomic window ATAAAATGGGGAGCTACCTTGGAGTCAACTTGGGTTTTGGCTTCGGAGTCACCATGGGAGTGCACGTGGCAGGGAACATCTCGGGTGAGTGGGCTGGGCCCCATCTGACAGGCAAGGCCAGGTGTCCCCTGCGGGCTCCTTCTGTCCCCTCCCAGGCAGCCCCTTCCACAAGTCAGCCAGGGCTCTCCCCTCAGGGACCACCTGGAGGGAGAACACCCGGGGTGCCTTTCCTCTGCCCAGATGCTGCATGAACCCCCTTGACCCACCACTTTGAACTAGCTAGTCACCTCAGGCCAGCAATTTAACTTCTCCATCCCTCCTCACTGTCATGGCCCTAATGGTGAAATGGGGATGGTGGTCCCTGACTCAGGGTCCTTGTGAGGACTGAGTGAGCCCTTCATAAATGCTGTCATTGTTGTCATTGCTGCCCTCAGTATTACTGATAATTGTTTGTTTCTACCCCGACACCTTTGACCTTCCCCGCAGGGGCCCACATGAATGCAGCTGTTACCTTTACCAACTGTGCACTAGGCCGAATGTCCTGGAAGAAGTTTCCTGTGTACGTGCTGGGACAGTTCCTGGGCTCCTTCCTGGCTGCTGCCACTGTCTACTGCCTTTTCTATGGTGAGTGTCTTGCCTTGGGTTGTCCTTCTGGCCATGGCCTCCTCTCCTGAAAGATGGGCAGACCTGGCCTCAGTGTCCTAGCCTGTGAAAATGTCTGGGAGAGAAAAGTGTTGGAGGTGTTCCCTGTCTCCATCCTACTGCCTCACCTCTGGGACTGCAGTGGGGCTCATCTGGGGGTGGTTCCCACTCCGTCTGTGTCTCCGCAGGTGCCATTATGGAATTCTCGGAGGGGAAGCTGACAGTGACtggtcccacagccacagctaacaTTTTTGCCACCTATCTTCCTCAACACATGACATTGTGGAGGGGCTTCCTGGATGAGGTCAGTGGTCCAGGGTGGGTGTCCCTCTTCAAGCGCCGCCCCCCCCACATAGGAACGGGCCAGCAGGCAGCCCCTCACAATGGAGAGGACGGGAGTTCTGGATGGGGACAATGCCAAGACATCTCTGCCAGGGGTTTGGGCCAGGGGCACTGCTGAGACCCTGTGGCTTGACTAGGAGCCCCAGGTGGCTGCCATGGCATCTGCTCCCCAGGTGATATTGACAGGGATGCTTCAGCTGTGTCTCTTGGCCATCACGGACAAGGAGAACAACCCAGCCCTGCAGGGGACACAGGCCGTGGTGATCGGCATCCTTGTAGTCATCATTGGCGCATCCATGGGCATGAACTCGGGCTATGCCATCAACCCATCCCGGGACCTGCCTCCCCGCTTCTTCACCTTCATTGCTGGCTGGGGCACACAGGTCTTCAGGTACTGCCTGGGCCAGCCCATCCCCGCAGGTTTTCTATGGGTTCCCTGCATGTGGAGGGGTGGAGCAGCGTGGGAGAGGGGTGGGCTCTGCAGAGCTCCCCATGGACTGGGCAGGCAGGAGTGAGTCCAGACCTTCCTCCAGGACAACACTGAGGCAGACCCTGCTCCTGGACTGAATGTCAACCCTGGCCCTAAATCAGGCTGAAGCTGACCGGGGCCCAGGCTTGGGGCCAACTCCCGGGCTACGGTGGGGGTTACTCCTCTACTCTAAGGCCCCTTCTCAGCCTGAGGTAGCGACAGGTGGCATGCTGGGCACTGGCCCCCTAAGCCACCTTTGTCTCTTGTCCGCAGTGCCGGGGACTGGTGGTGGGTGCCAGTGGTGGCACCTCCCTTGGGTGCCTACTTAGGTGCCATCATCTACTTGGTCTTCATTGGCTCCAGCACCCGACAGGAGCCCCAGATACTGGAGAACCCCCTAACGTACGAAGACCACAGAATATCTGTGTCTCGCCCACCCGTGACCTCTACCCACAACCCCGTCTCTGTGTATCCCGACACCAGATCTTCAGTCGTGTCCCACCCTTAAGGGACTCCATCTGCCTAGAGTACCTCTGAGTAAGACTATTTGTGACCCCCTCCCCAATAAAGAAAGCCTTGTCCCGCAGTGGCATCCCCACTTCCTGGGTGCCTGCTGTGGTTGGGCTTCCCTCCTGGATTCTTCCAGGAGCTCCAGGGTTACGCCCTGGCCCAAGGCTGGAGTACAGAGCTGAGAGACCTCCTACTCCCTCGGGCCCTGGGAGCTGGGGTTCCCTTTAGGGGGGAAAGCAGAAGGGCTGACCTGCGGCCTCTGTAAGAACAGGATCAGGTTAGAGGACACTGGACACAGAACAGTGGACCTTCaggcacagggagggagggaatggctTGGCTTGGGGGATGGGACACCAGGTAGCCAGCAGGTGGTCAGCTCTGGaggtaccttttttttcccccccttttagggccacacctgcagcatatggaagttcccaggctaggggtcgaatccgagctgcagctgccacagcaacaccaacactggatctgagccgcacctgagacctacatcacagctcatggcaacgccagatccttaacccactgagtgagggcagggatcgaacctgcatcctcatggatactggttcagaacccactgagccatgatgggaactcctctggagaTACCTTGAGCTGCCCTGGGATAGGACCCTAGACTCTCCCTCAGTGCTGGCCAGTCCGTGGACCAGGCAAGATAAGGCCCAAGTGTGTAGATAAGAGTTTCTCAACCATTTTTTTCACTACCACCCCTGCTCAGGAGCCTTTTAGATACCTTTTTTCTGAATCACGTGATATTCTAAGACCACAGATGTACTGCACATCTGTTTATGCACTGTATGTATATCTTTGCTTTATACATACAaaaagtaaggtttttttttttttttttttttttgtctctcctaAGAATCTGTTTTTCTCTCCCATGGGAGCAAAAACCACCCCCACCCTTGAAAATGCCTGATGTAGACTGAAAGGAGGTAAGAGATTGggctcctctcccctcttctgGGGCCAGAGCTCTTTCACAGTGAGGGATTCCAGagtcagaaaggaaaggaaaatcccAGTGGTGCGGGGACAGGAAGTGGTTTCATGGGGCTCAGAGGGACAGGTGCAGAGGGTGAGTAGGGATAGGGCTGGGAAGGAATCACCCTGCTTTCTGGGACATGGAAGGCAGCATGTCACCCATGGCTCCTGCCTCTGCTTGTGCAATCACTGTGCCTTTCAACAATCactgagcacctcctgtgtgcaGGCCCTGCCTGGGCACTAGAGACGCCCCAGAGGATAAGGCTGGATCTCTGCCTTCAAGGAGTGTAGCTCCTAGAGGGGACAGGTAATCACAGGAAAGGGGTGAAGCGGTAAAGAGGGGCTGCATGTGGGGCTCAGAGGGGGTTCAGAGCCCAGCCTCAGGGGGAGGCCATGGATGGCTTCCCAGAGGAGACAGAGCAGAAGCGGGGGGGCACGTCCCTTCCAGGGCTAGTTGTCACATTTTGTGGTTTGAGGGGACAGGGCAGAGGAGGTAGGGCTTTCTTCTAGAGGTGGGGCCATGAAGAGATGACACTGAGAAAGCccccctgagctgcagtgtgCAGGGGCTAGAAAAGGGGGTATGGGGCCTGCAAAGGAGATGGTGCCAAGAGCATGGCAGGGTGGCTAATGGTCAGTGCTAGGGACAGAAGGAGAGGTAGGACTGGCCTAATACCAAGCAGGTAATACTTGCAGGACCTGGGCTCCAGGTGGATGAAATGGTGGGTGAGGATACGGCTGGGGTCAGGGCTGACTTCTGGTTTCTGGCTTGGGCCCCAGGTGCTGGAGATGTCTCTACTGAGTGTGGAGCATGGGAGAGGAATTGGTTTGAGGGGGAAGAGGATGAGTTACATCCTGGACACATTGAGTCTGAGTTGCCTATGGAACTTGAGCGAGAGGTGTGGTGTGTAGTCTTGGGCAAGTCAGccattctgggcctcagttttctcatttgtaaaatgggtctAATAATATTACCTACCACTTGTGTTAATGTGAGtattcaatgaaataaaacatgtgTGATACTGAGAATGATGCAtggcacagagtaagtgttcaataaaccATCACGCCTTTTCTGTGGTCTGGAGCTTGGAAGAGACTGGAAACAGAGATTGGGGAAGCTGTGGTTGTGTGAGGACAGCTGAGGCCGAAGAAAGGCAAAGGGGGTCGATGAACGGGGTCCTGGGAGCACAGCAGAGAGGCAGCTATGGGGTGGAGTGGACCTCTCAGGAGGTGTGGCTGACAAGGGGCACAATGTGGGTGGTCAGGGGACactggaaacaccccaaatgtccctcaacagggGAAGAGATACTTACACTGCAGTCTAGTCACATACAGCAGAATATGATCATCACTGAAAACCAAGGTAAAACGGCTACCTGTAACAACAGGGAAAAGGTTTGGAGGCATAAAAAGCAAGGCAGTCTGACACTAGTTTTACtgttaaaaacaagcaaaaaaggaatatattctgTGGGTGTACAAATGTgataaaactacttttaaaaaaagaagtggagttcccatcgtggctcagcggttaatgaatctgactagcatccatgaggatgcaggttcaatccctggcctccctcagtggcttaaggatctggcattgccgtgagctatggtgtagttcacagacacggctcagatctgatgttgctgtggctgtggtgcaggctagcagctatagctccgatttgacccctagcctgggaatctccatatgccatgggtgcggccccaaaaagaaaaacaaagaagtgatGCTTCCTACAAGGAGAGAGTGATGGGAGGTAAGATGGGGAGGAACATAATGGCGGTGGTACCAGCTGTGAAGAATTTTCTAGTTCTGTAGTTGGGGTAAATGTATGGGTTTATTACATGACTGTGCTTATAACCTACAACTGTGATACATATTCATTCATTGGTATCACgtatttgattatttaaaaatttttttttgtctttagtcttttcagggcagcacccgtaatgtatggaagttcccaggctaggggtcacatcagagctgt from Phacochoerus africanus isolate WHEZ1 chromosome 12, ROS_Pafr_v1, whole genome shotgun sequence includes these protein-coding regions:
- the AQP7 gene encoding aquaporin-7 isoform X2: MITPPAISKMQTIMRKEMVREFLAEFMSTFVMMVFGLGSVAHMVLGDKMGSYLGVNLGFGFGVTMGVHVAGNISGAHMNAAVTFTNCALGRMSWKKFPVYVLGQFLGSFLAAATVYCLFYGAIMEFSEGKLTVTGPTATANIFATYLPQHMTLWRGFLDEVILTGMLQLCLLAITDKENNPALQGTQAVVIGILVVIIGASMGMNSGYAINPSRDLPPRFFTFIAGWGTQVFSAGDWWWVPVVAPPLGAYLGAIIYLVFIGSSTRQEPQILENPLTYEDHRISVSRPPVTSTHNPVSVYPDTRSSVVSHP
- the AQP7 gene encoding aquaporin-7 isoform X1, coding for MTERDRKRRSTRSTRASKMITPPAISKMQTIMRKEMVREFLAEFMSTFVMMVFGLGSVAHMVLGDKMGSYLGVNLGFGFGVTMGVHVAGNISGAHMNAAVTFTNCALGRMSWKKFPVYVLGQFLGSFLAAATVYCLFYGAIMEFSEGKLTVTGPTATANIFATYLPQHMTLWRGFLDEVILTGMLQLCLLAITDKENNPALQGTQAVVIGILVVIIGASMGMNSGYAINPSRDLPPRFFTFIAGWGTQVFSAGDWWWVPVVAPPLGAYLGAIIYLVFIGSSTRQEPQILENPLTYEDHRISVSRPPVTSTHNPVSVYPDTRSSVVSHP
- the AQP7 gene encoding aquaporin-7 isoform X4, whose translation is MVLGDKMGSYLGVNLGFGFGVTMGVHVAGNISGAHMNAAVTFTNCALGRMSWKKFPVYVLGQFLGSFLAAATVYCLFYGAIMEFSEGKLTVTGPTATANIFATYLPQHMTLWRGFLDEVILTGMLQLCLLAITDKENNPALQGTQAVVIGILVVIIGASMGMNSGYAINPSRDLPPRFFTFIAGWGTQVFSAGDWWWVPVVAPPLGAYLGAIIYLVFIGSSTRQEPQILENPLTYEDHRISVSRPPVTSTHNPVSVYPDTRSSVVSHP
- the AQP7 gene encoding aquaporin-7 isoform X3, with product MTERDRKRRSTRSTRASKMITPPAISKMQTIMRKEMVREFLAEFMSTFVMMVFGLGSVAHMVLGDKMGSYLGVNLGFGFGVTMGVHVAGNISGAHMNAAVTFTNCALGRMSWKKFPVYVLGQFLGSFLAAATVYCLFYGAIMEFSEGKLTVTGPTATANIFATYLPQHMTLWRGFLDEVILTGMLQLCLLAITDKENNPALQGTQAVVIGILVVIIGASMGMNSGYAINPSRDLPPRFFTFIAGWGTQVFRICFSLPWEQKPPPPLKMPDVD